A stretch of DNA from Deltaproteobacteria bacterium:
CGGCCGCCGCCCGTCACCGCCCTCGGGCGACTCCTTCGTACGAGGGTTCGGATGGCGCCTCGGTCTGGGGCGCCGACGCGGTGCTGGCAACCGCCGACGCGGGTGCGGTCACGTCGGCGGACCACGACACGTCGGCAGGGCACCAGTGCCAGACGCCGAGCGTGATCAGACGGGTCAGCGTCAGAGGAACGCACAATCCGCGGTCGACCTCGACGTGGCGGTTCGCGAGGCGCTCAGGAGGCCCGCAGCGCTGCAACACGCCGTCGGTCGTGATGTCGTTGATCTCCTGTGTGGGCGAAGCGAAGGCGACGATCGGAATCGGCACCACGGCGATCATCGAGTTGTCCATCCACTCGCTGCCCGAGCAGTGGCTCACGACGGCCGGCTTTGGGTGGGCCGACTCCTTCACCAGGACGTCCCTGGTGAGCGCCGTGCAGCCCGCGAGCACGAGAGCGGCTGCAAGTGCCCCCGCGGGCCGCACCTGAATCCTCCTGTGCGTGATCATCATGACATCCTCCTTTCGCAATGCTCCGGGGTTTCCAGGGCGGAGAGAGAAATCCCTGACGCGCCGTAACGATGCGGCCGTCAGCTACAGGCGACCCGTCTCATGGCAACGGTCCGCGACTCTCGGATCTCCGCTCTAAACGCTGTTCGCGAAATGAGCGTGAACGTTCAACGCGATGATCGCAACCGCGTTGCTCCCATGAATGGGTTAGACGCGACGGCGAAAATGGGGTGCGAGAGATCGCACCCCTGCAATGGATCCCGGCATTTGACGCACCGGCAGTATTCGCTAAGAAGCCACCGATACTGCGGGCCTCCATTCGTGGGCGCACGCCGAACGCAGGTGCAGGGCGGCGCTTCTGCCGCCGCGCCCGGAGGCCGACCCGATGCGAACGGCACCGGTGCCTGCGCACGCGCCGCGGAGGTCTACGATGCGAGCACAGCCAGCTCAACCGTCAACGGCCGCGATCGGGGCGGCGCGGCTCGTGCTCTGCAGCCTCCTTCTGGCCATGGCCGCGGTGTCGGCGGCGGAGGGCCGAACGTTCCGTCTGCGCCGTCTCGTCGTCGTCGGCGACAGCGTGCTCGCGGGGTTCGGCTCGGGCGGGTTCGTCGGGAACGGGCACCCGGGGCAGGTGGACAGCGCCCCGGCGTTCATCGCCCGACGCGCGCGCGTGAAGCTGCCGCAGCCGCTCGTCGACCAGCCCGGCGTCCCGCCGCAGCTCGCGATCGTCGACGGCAACCGCAACGGGCGGCTCGACCGCGGCGAGGTGCGTCGCGCGCACGGCGGCCTCGGCTTCCGATCGGACCCCGGGCGCCGCGGGCGCAACCTCGCCGTGCCCGGAGAGGACACGGCCAGTGTGTTCGAGAAGATCGCGCCCGAGGACATCGCCGGCCAGCTCGTCACCGGAGACGTGCAGGGCCGCGACGTCCTCAAGTTCCTGATCCTCGGACTCCCGCTGCGCGCCGGGGGCGTGTCGCAGGTCAGCCGCGCCCGCGAGCTCCGGCCGAGCTTCCTCCTCGTCTGGCTCGGGAACAACGACGTGCTGGAGATGGCGACGAGCACCAACCCCGGAGCGCTCACGGTGACGCCCGCCGAGTTCGGCAGCCGGTTCCGCGCGCTGCTCGACGCGCTCGCCGATACGCAGGCGGGTATGGCGGTCGCAAACCTGCCCGACCCGACCGGCATCGCGGCGCTGCGCCGCGCCGCCGGGGAGGTCACGAGCTGCCGGACGACGGCCGGCGCGACCGAACCCGTCGCGGCGGACGATCTCCTGTCGATCGACCTCGATCCCCGGCAGCTCCCGGCGCCGCCCTGCGGCAAGGTCTTGGACTCGGCCGAGCAGGCCCGCGTGCGCGCCTCGGTGAGCGCCTTCAACGCGGAGATCGCGGCCGCCATCGCGGGCGTGGAGCAGGTGCGCGGCGTGACCATCGCACCCGTCGACATCTTCACCGCCTTCGATCGCCTCCGCAGCACGGGCGTCGACCTCGATGCCGACGGAGCGCCCGACCTGACGACGCGCTACCTCGGCGGCATCTTCAGCCTCGACGGCATCCACCCGACACGCACCGGGAACGCGCTCATCGCCAACGCGTTCATCGACGCGATCAACGCCCGCTTCGGCGAGACCATCCCGCAGGTCGACGTCGCGCGCGTGGCCGCGCACGATCCCCTGGCACACAGCCGCTTCCGTCCTGCCGGCGAGCCGCCGTTCGGGCTGATCGGCGAGAGTCAGGGCAGCGACGTGGAGTCGTTCTTCCAGAAGACCTACGCGCGCATCGAGCACGACATCAACGACCTGCGGGATCGGCTGGTGAAGCTGTTCTGAGCAGGGGCGGGCATCCAGCGGATGATCCGCCGGCCCCGGATCGAGCACCTCGCGTCGGCCACGCTTGCGGCCTTCGTCGCGACCGTCGCCATGCCGCGGCCGGGGATCCTCGTCCACCACCACGCTGGCGGCACTCGCGCCCACGTTCATCTGGACGGCGGATCCGGCGCGCCGGATGACGACCACGGCGACCACGATCACGACCACGCGCTTCGCCCGGGCGAGACCGCCCTCGAGGCTCCCGAGCCGGCCGAGGGTTGGCACGCCCACGCGCAGCAGCCCTTCCACCTCGCGGCCCGCCCGCCAGCCACACGCGTCGCGCGGGTGGAGTCGGTCGCGGCCGTGCGTCCGGTTCCCCACGTCGCGCCGCTCGCTGCGCGGGCGCGCGCGACGCGCGCGCGGGCGCCGCCCCCTCCCCCGTCGCTCTGACCATCACCTCCGTCGCGCGGCATCCTGGTGACGCCGCGCCCCCGGAGCGAGCGCCTGGAGGGGAGTCATGCCGACGAGGAGGCTCGTCCTCGCCGCGGCGGTGGTGTCCCTTGCCGCCCTCGGCCACTCCGCAGGCTCGGACCAGTGCCCCCCCGGCGCCCCGCCCGACCTCTGCCGCGGTCCCACTCCGAGCCTCCACGACATCCCTGGCGACGGCATCGAGCAGAACGACCAGCGCTACCTCTACGGCGCCCGTGCACGCTACACCCGCTTCTGGACGCTCGGCGCCTTCCCGACCGAGAGCCGGCTCCAGGTCGAGACGCGCAACGATCAGATCCACGTCGCCCTCTACCGCCAGGTCGAGCGCCGCCGCTTCTTCACCGTGAACAGGCTCGCGGTCGACGAGCGCAGCACGAGCGGCTTCCTCGAGCAGCAGGTCTTCTTCACCGACTGGATCCGGGCGGACGTGGGGCTCCGCGGCGACGTCTACTTCCTCCACGGCTTCGACGACCTGCCGGTGCAGCCTTTCGACCCGAACTTCGACCCGGTGCGGATCCGCGGCCGCACGACGGACGGGATGGTGAGCCCGAAGGCGAACCTGATCCTCACGCCGGCGGCGAACACCGACGTTTTCTTCAACTTCGGCACGGGCTTCCACGTCGGAACCCAGGAGACGGCGGCCGGGGGCAACTTCCGGCCGGCGCGCGCGAGCCGGCGCTACGGCGTCGATGTCGAGAGCCTCTTCCGGGTGACACGCCGGCTCACCGCCGACTACGACCTCTCCTACGCCGACCCGCGCTTCCGCAACGGTGACGCGATCCCGCTCGCGCCGACGCTCCTCATGAACGGCGGCCTCACGCTCGACCTCGGCCACGGCCTCTCGACCGCGCTCCGCCTCCGCTTCCTCGACGACCGCCCCGCGATCGAGGATCGGAGCCTCATCGCGCGCGGCTACACGCTCCTCGACCTCATCGCACGCTGGCGCTGGCGGAACGTCGAGGCGTCGCTCGCGCTGCTCAACCTCACGGACACCGACTGGCGCGAGGCGCAGTTCGCCGACACGAGCTGCGTACGGCGCGAGGTCGTGCCGGGCGGCTTCCCGCCGAAGGGTAACCCAGGGCGCAATGGCTTCCGCTTCCCGTGTGTCGCGCAGCCCGGGAAGCAGACCGATCATCCGCTCGAGCCGGCGCCGGATATCCACTTCACGCCGGGGAATCCGCTCGGCGTGCGTGCGGGGATCACGGTGTTCTTCTGAGCCGCGCCCGATCCAGACGAGCCATCAGGGGCAGTGGTCCGGTGTGGGTGTGTCGGTCGCGACGAACCGCCCGGGGAGATCGGCGAGGATCGTCCCGCCAAACCGCATGCAGTAACGGAACCCCCCTGTTCCTATCGTGAGCTTGACCGCGAGGCTGCCTTGGGACGGCTCGTTGAGCGAGAAGGGGATTGGACCACGGCTCCGGATCTTGAGCCGCTTGCCACTCTGGATGAGGATCGACGAATGCGCCGATCCGTGGTCCGTGTACCGGTACTTTTGCGTTCCTGGGAACAGCCGCGGTGTGTTCCCGCTCCAGTTTGAAGCGGGGAGCATGACCGCGGCCGTCTCGGCGGTCGTCGGGTTGCTGAGCTCCAGCACTGCGCCGCCGACGGTCGGGTCCGCCGGGACCCCGTGACCGGAAGCGAGGATCAGCGGGTCTCTGGACGAGACCGAGAGCGTGCGCGTCGAGCCATCACCGCTGAGAGCCATCTTCTTCCCGGAGATCCGATCGGAGAACCGGGCGACAGTGAAATCGTAGCCCGTCATTTCCCGCCGGTTCACGGTGGTCCCCGCAGCCGCGATCGTGCCCGCACCATCGACCGTCACCGCACTCGCAAGGTCTTGAGCGCCGAATTCCGTGCCGTCGATCGTCGTGAACCAGAGCCTTTCTCCCGTGCTGCCCGAGAACTTGAGGATCGTGAAGTCCGTGCCGACGTCCCAAGTCTGCCCGGCGACGATTGCGTCGCCCACCGCGTCGACCGCGAGGTCATTGACATGGTCCCCTAGCCCCGCCGTGCCGCTGATGACCTGCACGGGCCAGAGCTCGGTCCCCGTCGCACCGGAAAGCTTCACGACTGCACCGTCGGAGTGCCCCTCAGTCGCGTTCTGCACGTCGCCCGCCACGAAGACGTCCCCCATGGCGTCGAGGGCGACCGCACGCCCGAAATCGTTCGAGTGGCGCCACGCCTCCGTGCCGTTGGTGCCCGAGACTTTGACGACGATGAAGTCCCATCCCACGGCGACGACGTCGCCTGCACCATCGACCGCCGCGGCGACGGCCTCCCCGCCGGCGTGTCGCCAGAGCTCGGCGCCCGACGCGCCCGAAAGCTTGACGAGATCGAAGCTGTGGTCATCGATGACGCCCGCGGCGATGACGTCGCCCACCGGATCCGCGCGGACGACGTTCGCAATGTTGACGTCGGAAGTGAGACCGCCGATCCGCTGAGGCGGCCAGAGCTCCGCGCCCGTCGTGCCGGAGAGCTTCACGACGACGAAGTCTTTCCCGCCGGCGGCGTTCCGTTGCGTTCCGCCCCCGAGGACGTCCCCGGCGCCATCCAATGCGAGCGCGAGCCCGAAGCTGTCCGTCGAGCCGCTCAGCGTGTAGCTCCAGACCATCGCCCCCGTGGCCCCGGACAGCTTGATGAGGGTCATGTTTCCACCACCCGCGACCACGGCGTCGCCTGCGCCGTCGACGGTGATCGCGCGCCCGTAGGGATACGGCCCGGTCGGCGCGGCGACCGTCTGCCGCCACAGGATATTGCCCGTCGTCCCCGACACTTTCACGACGACGAAGTTGTTGTCGTCGGTGAAGCCGGTGGCGAAGACGTCACCGCTTGGCCCGACGGCCACCGCGGTTGCGCCGTCTTGCCGCTGGTGGTCCGTGCCGTCGACCGTTGCCTCCCACGCGGCGACGCGAGAGGCGATCGAAAGAGCGAGCACGACGGCGATGAAGGCACCCCCCGATCGTTGCTTCATGTCGCCTCCTCATCGTCTCGTCAGGCGGCTCGAGTCACCCAAGTCGCATGCTAGTCCCTCGCCGGGGGGAGCCGTCAAGGAAAAACCGGCTCGTCTGCGAAAAGTGTTGCGTCGGCTGTGCCCAGGGCCACCGTTGCCCAGCCTCCACGCCGAGCGATATGTGGAGGGGCCGTCACGCTTCGGCGCCGCACTCGCGCCTGGCTGGCATGTTCACGCTCGGCATGATCATCGGCCCCGGCACGTCGGAGATCCTGAAGAACATCATCAGCGAGCGCGGTCTGGACACGCCGCGGGGGTGAGAGACGCAGCCGCTCGTCTCGATCCTGCTGCCGGCCTTCGATGCGGAAGCGACCATCGGGGCCTGCCTGCGGAGCATCCAGCGGCAGCTCGAGCCGCGCTGGGAGTGCATCGTCGTCGACGACGGCTCCTCGGACGGCACGCTCGCCCGCGCCCGTTCCTTCGCGGAGCGGGACGCCCGCTTCCGGGTCGTCGCGGCGCCCCACCGGGGACTGATCGAGGCGCTGAATGTCGGGCTCGATCGCTGCCGCGCGCCGCTCGTCGCGCGCATGGATGCCGACGACCTCATGCACCGCGCGCGGCTTCGGGAGCAGCTCGCCGCGCTCGAGAGCGCTCCGGACCTGGCCGCCGTCGGCTGCCACGTCCGTCTGTTCCCGCGCCGCACGCTGCGCGACAGGCGGCGCGCGTACGAGCTCTGGCTCAACGCGATCGATTCGCCGCGCCGGGTGCGCGAGGAAGCCTTCGTCGAGTGCCCCGTCGCCCATCCGACCCTCATGATCCGCCGGGAGATCCTGGCGGACCTCGGCTACCGCGACCGGGGCTGGCCCGAGGACTACGACCTGGTGCTCCGCCTGCTCTGCGCCGGGCACGACGTCGGCGTCGTGCCGCGCCGCCTCCTCGCCTGGCGCGACCGCCCCGTCCGCCTCTCACGCACCGCCGACCGCTACGGCCTCGACCGCTTCACGGCCTGCAAGGCCGCGTTCCTCGCGGCGCACTTCCTCGCCGCCACGGAGGCCTATGTCCTCTGGGGCTACGGCCCGACCGGCCGGGCGCTCCGCCGGGCGCTCCTCGCGGAGGGGAAGCAACCGTCTCACATCGTCGAGCTGCATCCCGGCCGTATCGGGAACACGATCCACGGCGCCTGCGTCGTCCCGCCCGAGGCGCTGCGAAAGCTGCCCGGGCGGCCCATCGTCGTCTCGGTGGCCGGCGAGGGGCCGCGTCGGGAGATCCGCCACGCGCTGGCGGCGATGGGATTCTACGAGACCCGCGACTTCGTGTGCGCCGCCTGAGCCAGACGTAGCGCTTGCGCTTTCCGGCGAATTCTCTATTAAGCAACCCCGGGTCGTTTGGGGGTGATGATGGGCGGATGGGGTAGGAGGCGGCAGACGCTCGGCGTAGTCCTCTCGGGCGGCGGCGCCCGTGGCGCGTTCCACGTCGGCGTCTACGAGCGGCTGCTCGAAGACCGGCGCTTCGCGGCCGGGCCTTCCGTGCTGTCGGGGACGTCGGCCGGGGCGATCAACGCGGCGCTCATCGCGGCCGGCAAGACGCCGGCGGAGATGATGCAGTTCTGGCGGGGAATCGCCGACGACCCGCCGGTGGCGGCGAGCGACCTCTTCTTCCGCGACGTCGCCCGCCGCCTCTTCCGGCTGACGCTCGATGAAGGCGTCCGCTGGCTCAGCACGACGCGCGCCGTGCGCACGTTCCTCTGGCGGGCGCGCAATCACTTTCCCCCGCGCGCCGGTGGGCTCCTCGCGCTCTGGATCGAGTACCTCCTGACCGAACGCTGGGAGCTCGTCAGCCGGCTCCTCGAGGGCGTCCGGGAGCCGTTCCTCGCCGACACGGCGCCGCTGCGCGAGCGGCTCGTCGCCGAGTTCGGCGGCGTCAGGGTGCCGAGCCGAGGCATCCGGCTCGCCATCAACACGGTCGACGCGCACACCGGCCGGGTCGTCCGCTATGTGACGGCGCCCACGCCCTTCACCCGCTCGCCCGACTACCTGATCGTCGACGCGATCACCGTCGACATGGTGCTGGCGAGCGCGAGCATCCCCCTCCTGTTCCCGCCCGTCCGGATCGGACCCCATCTGCTCTGGGACGGCGGCCTGCTGGTGAACACGCCGCTCGCTCCGGTCGTCGCCCTCGGCGCCGACGAGATCGTGACCGTGCTGGTCACCGAGCCGCCCGATCCCGAAACCGGCCCCTTCCCGCACCTCGGCCGGGCCGTCGAGCGCACGGTCGACAGCTTTCTCGAGAACGCCTACAACATCGACCGCAAGCTCCTGCTGACACGCAATCGGCTCGCGCGCCTGGAGCGCGCTCCCTACCGCGACGTGACCCTCTACGAGGCCGTACGGCCCGCGCGCAACGGATGCTTCAACGCCGGCTCCTACCTCTACTTCGAGCGTCACGTGCTGGAGGCCATGCAGGCCGCCGGACGCCGCGCGGCCACCGCCTGGCTCGCCGCGGGGCCGCTCGTCGACGAGCTCGACGAGCCCACCGCGAGTCTCGCGGTGTGCTGAGTGGTTCACCCCGGCGACCTCGGGGACCGTGCCGCGGCAATGGCCGCCGAGGCAGGCTTCCTCGGCGTTCCGCTCGATGGCTTCGCGGCGACGGGCAAGAAGCAGCTCGACGCCCTCGTGACGCTGGGATTGAAGAGCGATTCGAAGCTGCTGGACATCGGCTGCGGGTGTCTGAGAGGGGGCTACTGGCTGATTCACTTCCTGGCCCCCGGGCGCTACTTCGGGATCGAGCCCCACCGCAAGCGCGTCGAGCTGGGGCTCCGGTACCTGATCGAGCCTGACGTGCTGGTTGAGAAGCGGCCGCGGTTCGACGCCAACGACGCGTTCGACACCTCCGTCTTCCGCGAGCGGTTCGACTTCTTTCTGGCCAGCTCGATCTGGTCGCACGCCTCGAAGCCGCAGATCGAGCGCATGCTCGACGGATTCCTGCGCGACACGAGGGAGGAAGGGGTGTTCATGACCTCCTATGTGCCGCCCGCGGGCCCGGAGGACGACTATCGCGGCCGGGAATGGGTGGGCACGAGCCACACCTGCGACGTTCCGGGGGTGATCTCCCACAGCCTGAAGTGGATCGGGCAGGCGTGCACCCGGCGCCGGCTCGAGGTCGCCCGGCTCGCGGGCCATGAGCTGGACGGCCAGCCCTGGCTCGTGGTCAGGCGCGCCGCGGGCGCCAGCTCGCCGGGGTGAGTGGCGTGTCCCGAGGCTCAGCCCGCCGCGGGGGCGGCGCGCTGCGCCTGCCTCTGCCGACCACGCCGGGAGCCACGGCGACGCTCACGATGGTTGCCAGGCGTCATGAACTGCTCGAGCAGCTGCTCGACCTCCTCGCGCACGAGCTTGCGGAGGGCGATCATGAAGTTGGTCGGTCGCGCCATGCGTGTGACCCTAGTGCCGGAAGGCCGGCGGGGTCAATGGAAAAACGGTCGGTGCTTGACCGAGGCGGCGCCCCATGGTTGAGCACGGTCCGTGCCAGACTCCCTCGCCGAGCGGCTCGCCGCGGTCAAGGACCGGAGCACGTGCCGGATCACGACACGCGGCCGCCGCACGGGCAGGCCGCACGCGAGGACCATCTGGTTCGCGGTCGAGGACACGGTCGTCTACGTGGCGACGCTGAACGCGCGCCGCGACTGGGTCCGCAATGTGCAGAAGAATCCGGACGTCGAGCTCGACCTGGGCTCGCTCCGCGTCCGCGGACGCCTCACCACGATCACGGACCGTACGGGCGAGGCGCACGTTCGTGACCTGCTCGCCCGCAAGTACTGGATGGCGTGGATCGCCTCGTGGTTCGGGAGGGGTCCGGAGCGGACGTTCCGCGTCGACGAGCTGACGCCCGCCGGTTGAGGCCTCAGGCCGCGGGCCGCTTGAGGGCCGCCTCGAGCCGGCGCCCGTAGAAGCGGAGACAGTTGCCGGCAAGGAGCTTCGCGAGGTGCTCCGGCGCGTACTCCCGCTGCCGGGCG
This window harbors:
- a CDS encoding PQQ-like beta-propeller repeat protein, with product MKQRSGGAFIAVVLALSIASRVAAWEATVDGTDHQRQDGATAVAVGPSGDVFATGFTDDNNFVVVKVSGTTGNILWRQTVAAPTGPYPYGRAITVDGAGDAVVAGGGNMTLIKLSGATGAMVWSYTLSGSTDSFGLALALDGAGDVLGGGTQRNAAGGKDFVVVKLSGTTGAELWPPQRIGGLTSDVNIANVVRADPVGDVIAAGVIDDHSFDLVKLSGASGAELWRHAGGEAVAAAVDGAGDVVAVGWDFIVVKVSGTNGTEAWRHSNDFGRAVALDAMGDVFVAGDVQNATEGHSDGAVVKLSGATGTELWPVQVISGTAGLGDHVNDLAVDAVGDAIVAGQTWDVGTDFTILKFSGSTGERLWFTTIDGTEFGAQDLASAVTVDGAGTIAAAGTTVNRREMTGYDFTVARFSDRISGKKMALSGDGSTRTLSVSSRDPLILASGHGVPADPTVGGAVLELSNPTTAETAAVMLPASNWSGNTPRLFPGTQKYRYTDHGSAHSSILIQSGKRLKIRSRGPIPFSLNEPSQGSLAVKLTIGTGGFRYCMRFGGTILADLPGRFVATDTPTPDHCP
- a CDS encoding glycosyltransferase family 2 protein: MLLPAFDAEATIGACLRSIQRQLEPRWECIVVDDGSSDGTLARARSFAERDARFRVVAAPHRGLIEALNVGLDRCRAPLVARMDADDLMHRARLREQLAALESAPDLAAVGCHVRLFPRRTLRDRRRAYELWLNAIDSPRRVREEAFVECPVAHPTLMIRREILADLGYRDRGWPEDYDLVLRLLCAGHDVGVVPRRLLAWRDRPVRLSRTADRYGLDRFTACKAAFLAAHFLAATEAYVLWGYGPTGRALRRALLAEGKQPSHIVELHPGRIGNTIHGACVVPPEALRKLPGRPIVVSVAGEGPRREIRHALAAMGFYETRDFVCAA
- a CDS encoding class I SAM-dependent methyltransferase, encoding MAAEAGFLGVPLDGFAATGKKQLDALVTLGLKSDSKLLDIGCGCLRGGYWLIHFLAPGRYFGIEPHRKRVELGLRYLIEPDVLVEKRPRFDANDAFDTSVFRERFDFFLASSIWSHASKPQIERMLDGFLRDTREEGVFMTSYVPPAGPEDDYRGREWVGTSHTCDVPGVISHSLKWIGQACTRRRLEVARLAGHELDGQPWLVVRRAAGASSPG
- a CDS encoding DUF385 domain-containing protein, which produces MPDSLAERLAAVKDRSTCRITTRGRRTGRPHARTIWFAVEDTVVYVATLNARRDWVRNVQKNPDVELDLGSLRVRGRLTTITDRTGEAHVRDLLARKYWMAWIASWFGRGPERTFRVDELTPAG